One Prolixibacteraceae bacterium DNA segment encodes these proteins:
- a CDS encoding phytase translates to MKLIPVIILMVSLLWISCGRKSEGVLPDDQIDDYLVASAETQPVSQNKHADAADDIAIWVAPSSPDQSLILGTDKKAGLAVYNLEGEKRCFFDVGRLNNVDIRTIYDGSRSNWSLAAASNRSTNSIIFFWISPLGKVSLAEQMPFNSTMKEEVYGLTMGYEGGDLYVFVNTKAGEVMQWRVEIDSKNKVGGTVVRKLNMTAQVEGMVCDDDTGLCYIGEEEVGIYQFQINPYRGDSPKLLKESSVEENQNIVMDIEGITIWKRDDNKKFLIASSQGNYSYAVFRLPENRYIGSFRVKSGDGIDSIEETDGLDITSAYLGESYPEGVFVVQDGFNRNLGKIEAQNFKIISNEPLRALVDRLVVESSGLKGM, encoded by the coding sequence ATGAAATTAATACCTGTAATAATATTAATGGTGTCCCTTCTATGGATATCGTGTGGAAGGAAGAGCGAAGGAGTACTTCCTGATGATCAGATTGATGATTACCTTGTTGCTTCAGCAGAGACGCAACCTGTATCCCAAAATAAACATGCCGATGCAGCCGATGATATTGCTATTTGGGTTGCACCTTCCTCTCCTGACCAAAGCCTTATTCTTGGAACTGACAAGAAAGCTGGATTGGCTGTATATAATTTAGAGGGAGAAAAGAGATGTTTTTTTGATGTAGGAAGGTTGAATAATGTGGATATCCGAACTATTTATGACGGCAGTAGGTCCAATTGGTCACTTGCTGCGGCATCAAATCGATCTACTAATTCAATCATCTTTTTCTGGATTTCTCCCTTAGGAAAGGTCTCTCTTGCAGAGCAAATGCCTTTTAATTCGACGATGAAAGAGGAGGTTTATGGTTTGACAATGGGGTATGAGGGAGGTGACTTGTATGTCTTTGTAAACACTAAGGCGGGAGAGGTGATGCAGTGGAGAGTGGAGATTGATTCAAAGAATAAAGTGGGCGGAACTGTTGTTCGTAAATTGAATATGACTGCTCAAGTAGAAGGAATGGTATGTGATGACGACACTGGACTCTGTTATATTGGAGAAGAGGAGGTGGGGATTTATCAGTTTCAAATTAATCCGTATCGAGGTGATAGTCCAAAATTGTTGAAGGAGAGTAGTGTAGAAGAAAATCAAAATATTGTGATGGATATTGAGGGAATTACGATTTGGAAGCGTGATGATAATAAGAAGTTTCTTATTGCTTCGAGTCAAGGGAACTATAGTTATGCCGTATTTCGTCTTCCTGAAAATAGATATATAGGAAGTTTTCGTGTAAAGAGTGGTGATGGTATTGATAGTATTGAGGAGACTGATGGATTGGATATCACTTCTGCTTATTTAGGAGAATCCTATCCAGAGGGAGTGTTTGTTGTTCAAGATGGTTTTAATCGTAATCTGGGAAAAATAGAGGCTCAGAATTTTAAGATTATATCAAACGAACCACTTCGTGCTTTGGTAGATCGATTGGTAGTCGAGAGTAGTGGATTGAAAGGAATGTAA
- a CDS encoding N-acetyltransferase, with amino-acid sequence MSIEIREITTKGDIKKFIRFYTDLYRENKQVAFPLHIDEDKSLRKGNPALKFCRVRYWMAWEDQKPVGRIAAIINTREQEKTNRKIGRFGLFDFVDDIQVSELLMKQACRWLKQEGVDTLHGPMGFTDMDRQGLLIEGHDRAGTMSTNYNFDYYEKHINALKFSKSTDWIEFLIYPDADILARIKSLSDRCKKIHKLKSVKYKSHKKLKERADEFFSLINNGYSDLYGYVSLNEEQRKYYTECYLSYVHLDMISIVVDEKDRMVAAGVAMPSLTDALQKAKGKLLPTGIYHLYRAMKKSDCVDLCLIAVDRDYQGKGVNSIIMYDITKGAMDLGITKAETNIELEDNTNIHQMWKFFNGEQHKRRRCYIKKI; translated from the coding sequence ATGTCTATAGAAATTAGAGAGATCACAACCAAAGGGGATATAAAGAAATTTATTAGATTCTATACAGATTTATATAGAGAAAATAAACAGGTGGCTTTCCCTCTTCATATAGATGAAGATAAAAGTCTTAGAAAAGGAAATCCGGCTCTAAAGTTTTGTCGTGTAAGGTACTGGATGGCATGGGAAGATCAAAAACCTGTAGGGCGAATTGCTGCTATTATAAATACACGAGAACAAGAAAAGACCAATAGAAAGATTGGTCGTTTCGGTCTATTCGATTTTGTAGATGATATACAGGTGTCTGAACTATTGATGAAACAAGCTTGTAGATGGCTTAAGCAAGAGGGAGTGGATACCCTTCATGGCCCTATGGGGTTCACTGATATGGATAGACAAGGGTTGCTTATTGAAGGGCATGATAGGGCCGGTACCATGTCTACAAACTATAACTTCGATTATTATGAGAAGCATATTAATGCGCTAAAGTTTTCTAAAAGTACAGATTGGATTGAGTTTCTAATCTATCCAGATGCAGACATTCTTGCACGTATTAAGTCGCTTTCAGACCGTTGTAAGAAGATACATAAACTTAAAAGTGTTAAATATAAATCACATAAGAAGTTAAAAGAACGTGCTGATGAATTCTTCTCATTGATCAATAATGGTTACAGCGATCTTTATGGTTATGTGTCATTGAATGAGGAGCAGAGAAAGTATTATACGGAGTGCTATCTTAGTTATGTACACCTTGATATGATTAGTATTGTAGTTGACGAAAAAGATAGAATGGTTGCTGCTGGAGTTGCAATGCCTTCGCTAACTGATGCGCTGCAAAAGGCGAAAGGAAAACTATTGCCTACAGGGATTTATCATCTGTACCGTGCAATGAAGAAGAGTGATTGTGTAGACCTTTGTCTGATTGCGGTGGATAGAGATTATCAAGGGAAAGGAGTAAATTCTATTATCATGTACGATATTACTAAAGGAGCTATGGACTTAGGAATAACCAAAGCAGAGACCAATATTGAATTAGAAGACAATACGAATATTCATCAAATGTGGAAGTTCTTCAATGGAGAACAGCATAAAAGAAGACGTTGTTATATCAAAAAAATATAA
- a CDS encoding DUF1295 domain-containing protein: MDFESAIFRYFELPIFYELLIGAFLFWLLSLVLKRVDFVDVLWGTAFVYVAIRAYLMLPISGAMDFIFTFLVVLWGLRLAGYLFLRMKPQEDKRYQGFREKYGKNRYWWISLFQTFFLQAILVFLISKTLRIFYFSIKELSFFTCFFFFLGLIVWVVGFVFETIADYQLYQFKKKSRGLCTQGLWGVSRHPNYFGEFVVWWGFGLMAFSTFSFGAFVGPIIVSFLLLRVSGVPMLDRHMKSRSGFDHYKGEVPKFFPRRFNIFK, encoded by the coding sequence ATGGATTTTGAGTCTGCTATCTTTAGGTATTTTGAACTACCCATCTTTTATGAGTTGCTTATTGGCGCATTTCTATTTTGGCTTTTGAGTCTTGTTCTAAAAAGAGTTGACTTTGTGGATGTACTGTGGGGGACTGCTTTTGTTTATGTTGCCATACGTGCATATCTCATGTTGCCAATCAGTGGGGCGATGGATTTTATCTTTACCTTCTTGGTTGTTTTATGGGGATTGCGATTGGCTGGTTACCTCTTTTTAAGGATGAAACCACAAGAAGATAAGCGGTATCAGGGATTTCGTGAGAAATATGGCAAAAATCGTTATTGGTGGATTAGCCTTTTTCAGACTTTTTTTCTTCAAGCTATATTGGTTTTTTTGATATCTAAGACGCTCAGAATATTCTATTTCAGTATAAAGGAGCTCTCTTTTTTTACCTGCTTTTTCTTCTTTCTTGGTTTGATTGTTTGGGTTGTCGGTTTTGTTTTTGAAACGATCGCAGATTATCAACTATATCAGTTTAAGAAAAAGAGTAGGGGCTTGTGTACACAAGGGTTGTGGGGAGTGTCGCGTCATCCAAACTATTTTGGTGAATTTGTGGTTTGGTGGGGATTTGGATTGATGGCTTTTTCGACTTTCTCTTTTGGCGCATTTGTAGGTCCTATTATTGTTTCATTCTTATTGTTGCGCGTTTCTGGTGTTCCGATGTTGGATCGTCACATGAAAAGTAGATCCGGGTTTGACCATTATAAGGGAGAGGTCCCGAAATTTTTCCCTCGTCGATTCAATATATTTAAATAG
- a CDS encoding arylsulfatase gives MKIWAQWVAISALFAGCSTQKEKEVKRPNVIYILADDMGFGDIEACNTASKIKTPNLNKIAQEGALFTDMHSSSAVCTPTRYGIITGRYNWRSNLKNGVTWGESKALIDSSRTTVADLFKRRGYHTAYIGKWHLGWDWGMNSNNEIDFTKPITNNPNDLGFDYAYGHAASLDIPPYVYVENGKATAIPKEKIDGTKGYGFYRKGWIAPDFKIEEATPNFFNRAKKYIAERASKKESFFLYLPIPSPHTPIVPTKEWQGKSGLNPYGDFVMMIDHYVGDLVAELKKQGIDDNTMIIFTSDNGCSPMARYDVLKAKGHDPSANYRGHKADIFEGGHHIPFIVRWPAMIKPNTKVDQISCTTDFMATVADILQLKMQDNEGEDSYSMMPILMGDDSDHYQRDYTIHHSINGSFAIRKGDWKLELCAGSGGWSAPRPKKAKEMNLPDVQLYNIATDPQETTNVYREHAQVVKDLYGQLIECIDNGRSTQGVKQKNDEGYKGWNQRKKLNDLKTEITNL, from the coding sequence ATGAAAATCTGGGCTCAGTGGGTTGCTATATCTGCATTGTTTGCAGGATGTTCTACTCAAAAAGAAAAAGAGGTTAAAAGACCTAATGTTATCTATATCTTGGCTGATGATATGGGCTTTGGTGATATTGAAGCTTGCAATACAGCATCGAAAATAAAAACCCCAAACTTAAACAAGATCGCACAAGAAGGGGCCCTCTTTACTGACATGCACTCCTCTTCGGCTGTATGTACTCCTACACGATATGGAATTATTACAGGACGTTATAATTGGCGTTCAAACTTAAAGAATGGTGTTACTTGGGGGGAGAGTAAGGCACTAATTGATTCTTCTAGAACTACCGTTGCCGATCTATTTAAACGTAGAGGTTATCATACGGCTTATATCGGGAAATGGCATTTAGGATGGGACTGGGGAATGAATTCAAATAATGAAATTGACTTCACAAAGCCAATAACAAACAATCCAAATGATCTAGGATTTGATTATGCATATGGACATGCTGCCTCGTTAGATATACCTCCATATGTTTACGTTGAAAATGGTAAAGCGACAGCGATACCTAAGGAGAAGATCGACGGGACTAAAGGGTATGGATTTTATCGTAAAGGTTGGATTGCTCCTGACTTCAAGATCGAAGAGGCTACACCAAACTTCTTTAATAGAGCAAAAAAATATATTGCAGAGAGAGCATCAAAGAAAGAGTCTTTCTTTTTGTATCTACCTATCCCATCTCCACACACTCCTATTGTGCCAACCAAAGAGTGGCAAGGAAAGAGTGGTTTAAATCCTTATGGTGATTTTGTTATGATGATCGACCACTATGTGGGTGATTTGGTTGCAGAGTTAAAAAAGCAAGGAATTGATGATAATACAATGATAATCTTTACCTCTGATAATGGATGTTCTCCAATGGCTCGTTATGATGTGCTGAAAGCAAAAGGGCATGATCCAAGTGCGAACTACAGAGGTCATAAAGCAGATATCTTTGAAGGGGGGCATCATATACCATTTATTGTTCGTTGGCCTGCGATGATTAAGCCAAATACTAAAGTAGATCAAATTAGTTGTACCACAGACTTTATGGCAACGGTGGCAGATATTCTTCAACTTAAAATGCAAGACAATGAGGGCGAAGATAGTTATAGCATGATGCCAATTCTTATGGGGGATGACTCGGATCATTACCAAAGAGACTACACAATACATCACTCTATCAACGGAAGCTTTGCCATTCGAAAAGGCGATTGGAAACTAGAGTTATGTGCAGGTTCTGGTGGATGGTCTGCACCTAGACCGAAGAAAGCCAAAGAGATGAATCTTCCAGATGTACAATTATATAATATTGCAACGGACCCTCAAGAGACAACGAATGTCTATAGAGAACATGCTCAAGTGGTGAAAGATCTTTATGGACAACTGATCGAATGTATCGATAATGGAAGAAGCACTCAAGGAGTGAAACAGAAAAATGATGAAGGCTATAAAGGGTGGAATCAGCGAAAAAAACTTAATGACTTAAAAACAGAAATAACCAATCTGTAG
- a CDS encoding NAD(P)-dependent oxidoreductase, whose translation MATILITGATGFVGSALVEKCLEYGHEVYAGIRSTSSTGHLDNEKVTFITLDLSNTMQMSDRWNELSKKGENIDYVIHAAGVTIASKQQYFDEVNDFGTRNLYKSFLILHQRPTKFVFISSLAAVGPGDPVTNKPISKDQDPEPITAYGRSKRAAEKFLLGQTEISTTIIRPTAVYGPRDKSFLQIFKAIRWGFEPYMTSPKQQLSFIHVEDLVVVIIMLTVDANNQKVYHLSDSFNYTLHDFMLIVKQVLGVKTIKIKIPSLVLRGLVEMIEFKIKLTGRASDLNRDKQKELIANNWGCDTEMLYHEVDYHPKYSLSDGLVNVLQWYKKQRLL comes from the coding sequence ATGGCTACAATACTCATTACAGGAGCTACAGGTTTTGTTGGTAGTGCTTTGGTTGAAAAATGTTTAGAATATGGGCATGAGGTGTATGCTGGAATTCGGAGTACAAGTAGTACTGGCCATCTCGATAACGAAAAAGTAACGTTTATTACATTAGATTTATCAAACACGATGCAGATGTCTGATAGGTGGAATGAACTATCGAAGAAAGGTGAAAATATAGATTACGTAATTCATGCTGCAGGAGTAACCATCGCATCAAAGCAACAATATTTTGATGAGGTAAATGATTTCGGTACTCGGAATCTCTACAAAAGTTTTTTAATACTGCATCAACGACCTACAAAGTTTGTTTTTATTAGTAGTCTTGCAGCAGTAGGCCCAGGAGATCCAGTGACCAATAAGCCTATTTCGAAGGATCAAGATCCGGAACCTATTACTGCATATGGTAGAAGCAAAAGAGCTGCTGAGAAGTTTCTTTTAGGGCAAACAGAGATATCTACTACCATTATTAGACCTACTGCTGTATATGGGCCACGTGATAAAAGTTTCTTACAGATCTTTAAAGCTATTCGTTGGGGATTCGAGCCTTATATGACCTCTCCCAAACAACAACTGTCTTTTATTCATGTGGAGGATCTTGTAGTAGTAATTATAATGTTAACAGTTGACGCAAACAATCAAAAGGTTTATCATTTATCGGACTCATTTAATTATACTCTTCACGATTTTATGCTCATTGTAAAGCAGGTATTGGGAGTTAAAACGATCAAGATAAAGATCCCGTCTCTTGTTCTACGTGGATTGGTTGAAATGATCGAATTTAAAATAAAACTGACAGGAAGAGCTTCTGATCTTAATCGAGATAAACAGAAAGAGTTGATCGCGAATAATTGGGGCTGTGATACAGAAATGTTATACCATGAGGTGGATTATCATCCTAAATACTCCTTATCAGATGGATTAGTGAATGTACTTCAATGGTACAAAAAACAACGGCTATTATGA
- a CDS encoding DegV family EDD domain-containing protein → MKEPLQSQIITGYDLYNAFKNGAKQLSVYEEEINRINVFPVQDADTGTNLYQTSKAILEYSDWTVDLYKTVRSISQVAISEAKGSSGSIVALYLRGFQKYIPSFDGVTLKSFAQLLGSAYLYVHQSMSQPREGTILTIMRVWAEYFEKIENQNISIKNALGNSILILRDALENTKNQLDVLSRINVVDAGALGMVCFLEGCLKSFRRGRIKHYSPSKEMLAEEELVPSPPLFRYCYEVNLEGNELKNEEIKDILECYGDSLVCIPSDSCLHIHIHTDSPSEVSRYLSTIGQISKVKVDDLNQQYLLTQKKSGGIALVVDSSCDMNLTDISSHVYKIPMPMVVDNNQHLDGVTMDGRHLYEDMGLKEVSCRSSQISQGVFEGVYLKLLKRYDHVISIHISKNFSGTYDNAIRAAKEVNGKEHPKIDVWDSGTLSSAYGMMVDTIAKSIENESTLMSLREEFEVVKRKTEIWVSVRSLNAMINSGRVPQSFQKVAKLFSVYPLISMNKEGKAMIGGVAFSFDHSLRRLVSKLKKRSIKRCQVVHVGANYDSHRLEEMVQQKTEYELLPSVSVTPVIGIYAGLGAVGIVVEYE, encoded by the coding sequence ATGAAAGAACCTTTACAATCACAAATAATAACTGGTTATGACCTCTATAATGCCTTTAAGAATGGTGCCAAACAATTATCTGTTTATGAGGAAGAGATTAATCGAATTAATGTGTTTCCAGTACAAGATGCAGATACTGGAACTAATTTATATCAAACATCAAAAGCAATATTGGAGTATTCTGATTGGACTGTAGATCTTTATAAGACTGTTCGGTCGATATCGCAAGTAGCAATATCTGAGGCGAAAGGGAGTTCTGGTTCTATTGTTGCGCTTTATTTGCGCGGTTTTCAGAAGTATATTCCCTCTTTTGATGGAGTCACATTAAAGTCTTTTGCCCAATTGCTAGGATCTGCTTATCTCTACGTACATCAATCAATGAGTCAACCTCGAGAAGGAACGATACTTACTATCATGCGAGTATGGGCGGAGTATTTCGAGAAGATTGAAAATCAAAATATTTCTATAAAGAATGCCTTAGGGAATTCAATATTGATACTAAGGGATGCGTTGGAAAATACAAAGAATCAGTTAGATGTTCTTTCACGGATCAATGTGGTAGATGCAGGGGCTTTGGGAATGGTGTGTTTTTTAGAGGGATGTCTTAAATCATTTCGTAGAGGGCGAATTAAACATTATTCTCCATCAAAAGAGATGTTAGCAGAAGAGGAGCTGGTGCCTTCTCCTCCACTATTCCGTTATTGTTATGAGGTGAATTTAGAAGGGAATGAGTTAAAAAATGAAGAGATAAAGGATATCTTGGAGTGTTATGGTGATTCTCTTGTGTGTATCCCTAGCGACTCTTGTCTTCATATTCATATTCACACTGATTCGCCGTCAGAGGTCTCTCGTTATCTATCGACGATTGGGCAAATATCAAAGGTAAAAGTAGATGACTTGAATCAACAGTATTTATTAACCCAAAAAAAGAGTGGGGGAATTGCTCTAGTGGTTGATTCTTCTTGCGATATGAATTTGACAGATATTTCATCTCATGTCTATAAAATCCCTATGCCTATGGTCGTCGATAATAATCAACATTTAGATGGTGTTACTATGGATGGAAGACATCTTTATGAAGATATGGGTTTAAAGGAGGTTTCTTGTAGAAGTTCTCAAATTAGTCAAGGAGTTTTTGAAGGGGTATATTTGAAACTTCTAAAGCGGTATGATCATGTTATTTCGATACATATAAGTAAGAACTTTAGTGGTACTTATGACAACGCGATCCGTGCAGCCAAAGAGGTGAATGGAAAAGAACACCCAAAAATAGACGTGTGGGATAGTGGAACTCTTTCTTCGGCTTATGGTATGATGGTCGATACTATCGCTAAAAGTATTGAAAATGAATCTACATTAATGTCTCTTCGAGAGGAATTCGAAGTGGTTAAAAGAAAGACCGAAATATGGGTTTCTGTTAGATCTTTGAATGCGATGATCAACAGTGGACGGGTTCCTCAATCTTTTCAGAAAGTGGCCAAACTGTTTAGCGTATACCCTTTAATATCTATGAATAAAGAGGGTAAGGCTATGATTGGTGGTGTCGCTTTTAGTTTTGACCATTCGTTGAGACGATTGGTCTCAAAATTAAAGAAGCGCTCTATTAAACGTTGTCAGGTTGTTCATGTTGGCGCAAATTATGATTCGCATCGATTGGAAGAGATGGTTCAGCAAAAAACAGAATATGAACTTTTACCTAGTGTTTCTGTTACACCTGTTATAGGAATATATGCTGGATTGGGAGCTGTAGGAATTGTTGTTGAGTATGAATAA
- a CDS encoding DUF4833 domain-containing protein: MKYIMLSILCFILYGFSYPTPTKEKNMLFYIQRSKNKNTVIYQANYDSNGWLDPLKPVNIYWRLYEEGEKVEALNRIEKKYAYGLETYLERNNTFRVMLVAHKEVVLKLIQKKPFQAKVYWKEKGEEMQSLHHLFIHADDSALWPKVSSIEIFTFLTNSNTLQKRTVMVPD; this comes from the coding sequence ATGAAATATATTATGTTATCGATTCTTTGTTTCATTTTGTATGGATTTTCATATCCAACTCCTACAAAGGAGAAAAATATGTTATTTTATATCCAGAGAAGCAAGAATAAAAATACTGTCATCTATCAAGCGAATTATGATTCGAATGGATGGCTTGATCCTCTAAAACCGGTCAATATTTATTGGAGACTCTATGAAGAAGGAGAGAAGGTCGAAGCATTAAATCGTATTGAGAAGAAGTATGCTTATGGACTAGAGACCTATTTGGAAAGGAATAATACATTTCGTGTTATGTTAGTCGCTCATAAAGAGGTTGTCTTAAAACTTATCCAAAAAAAGCCTTTCCAAGCAAAAGTATATTGGAAAGAGAAAGGGGAGGAGATGCAAAGCTTACACCATCTTTTTATTCATGCTGACGATAGTGCTCTTTGGCCCAAGGTATCATCGATTGAAATATTTACCTTTTTAACCAATTCAAACACATTGCAAAAGAGGACGGTTATGGTTCCTGATTAA
- the plsY gene encoding glycerol-3-phosphate 1-O-acyltransferase PlsY translates to MNSEWLIVFLAYLIGSVPFGLWITKLVYGFDIRTKGSGNIGSTNVGRFTSKSFALWIQILDMLKGLVPVALILYRFDIHHVLVYRVAFATVVGHCFSIFLLFKGGKGVNTSIGALVCILPISVAIGIGVYFLVKKFSHFVSMSSMSMSISWILSSLIVVQDPKQIIFTSALCMVVVIRHRKNIIRLMKGEEPKTNIESHQIG, encoded by the coding sequence ATGAATAGTGAATGGTTAATCGTCTTCCTTGCTTATCTAATAGGTTCGGTCCCTTTTGGATTATGGATTACTAAATTAGTCTATGGGTTTGATATACGAACTAAAGGAAGTGGAAATATCGGTTCAACAAATGTAGGTCGATTTACTAGCAAATCATTTGCTTTATGGATTCAGATTCTTGATATGTTAAAAGGACTTGTGCCTGTTGCGCTTATTTTGTATCGTTTCGATATTCATCATGTTTTGGTTTATCGTGTTGCTTTTGCTACAGTAGTAGGTCACTGTTTCTCTATATTTCTCCTATTTAAAGGAGGCAAAGGGGTTAATACCTCTATTGGTGCATTGGTATGTATACTACCTATATCTGTAGCGATTGGAATTGGAGTCTATTTTTTAGTTAAGAAATTTTCGCACTTTGTTTCGATGAGTTCTATGTCGATGAGTATAAGTTGGATATTGAGTTCTTTGATTGTAGTACAGGATCCGAAACAAATAATATTTACTTCTGCCTTATGTATGGTTGTAGTCATTCGTCATCGGAAGAATATTATTAGATTGATGAAGGGAGAAGAACCAAAAACAAATATTGAGTCACATCAAATAGGATAA
- a CDS encoding LTA synthase family protein, producing the protein MFLLLSDHILSKRWFKYLLTSLFVGANTLIIIANLVDVFYFPFTLKRMTYSIFDYLGTQANMDTLGVEFLITYWYGFLLLGVLLFALISIFRYAYSRYNQSKQIEMKKNKWVYLLCFLLLWGIGIKSHLNIFAPQLETIDAVELTEDPIAASISLNSAYSLIESYSQHYIRIGDCERENGRNRTKGIEDEVKKKNVVIIILESFTAEASNRLNPTSPGYMPFLDSLMLDSYYYTKASANGRKSMDALPAIFAAIPAMQTPYILQPKREKIVSLPSCLDSLGYQTYFFHGSHNATMGFRDFCNFCGVQNYRGLDEYPSPSDFDGTWGIWDEPYLNYMAKELDDGPKPFFSTVFTLSSHNPYVLPKEYKGIYPEGKDGIEPTISYSDHALRMFFETASKMSWYNNTLFVITADHSIKAWNKNYATSEKAYHIPLLFFDPGAKLKGVSQERAQQIDIFPTVMGYLNIPIRREVPGHNLFDPHEKKFSVNIINESYQFIFDNMLYRYDGEKMIAIYDLDLDPKEQHNLLSKEHVYQSDITVMKAWIDKYKR; encoded by the coding sequence ATGTTTCTGCTTTTATCTGATCATATTTTATCAAAGAGGTGGTTTAAATATCTTTTAACAAGTTTATTTGTTGGGGCTAATACACTGATCATCATAGCGAACCTTGTGGATGTGTTTTATTTTCCTTTTACCTTAAAAAGAATGACCTATTCAATCTTTGATTATCTAGGGACACAGGCAAATATGGACACATTAGGAGTTGAATTTCTTATAACATATTGGTATGGTTTTTTACTATTAGGCGTTCTACTATTTGCATTAATTTCTATTTTTCGTTACGCTTATTCTAGATATAATCAATCGAAGCAGATAGAAATGAAGAAGAACAAATGGGTATATCTTCTATGTTTTCTACTATTATGGGGAATCGGAATAAAAAGTCACTTAAATATCTTTGCCCCACAATTAGAGACTATAGATGCCGTGGAGCTTACCGAAGACCCTATTGCTGCATCTATTTCATTGAATTCGGCTTATAGTCTGATTGAGAGTTATTCCCAACACTATATTAGAATAGGAGATTGTGAAAGAGAAAATGGTCGAAATAGGACGAAAGGAATAGAAGATGAGGTGAAAAAGAAGAATGTAGTGATAATTATATTAGAGAGTTTTACTGCAGAGGCTTCTAATCGTCTGAATCCCACAAGTCCTGGATATATGCCTTTTTTAGATTCTCTGATGCTTGATAGCTATTATTATACCAAAGCCTCTGCTAATGGACGTAAAAGTATGGATGCACTTCCTGCTATCTTTGCCGCTATTCCTGCGATGCAAACCCCATATATATTACAGCCAAAGAGGGAGAAAATTGTATCTCTTCCAAGTTGTTTGGATTCATTAGGCTACCAAACCTATTTCTTTCATGGTTCCCATAATGCAACGATGGGATTTCGTGATTTTTGTAATTTCTGTGGGGTACAAAACTACAGAGGTTTGGATGAATATCCATCTCCATCAGACTTCGATGGAACTTGGGGAATTTGGGATGAACCCTATTTGAATTATATGGCCAAAGAGTTAGATGATGGACCGAAACCTTTTTTTTCTACTGTGTTTACTCTCTCTTCACATAACCCTTATGTACTTCCTAAAGAGTATAAGGGGATTTATCCTGAAGGGAAGGATGGTATCGAGCCAACTATTTCCTATTCAGATCATGCATTACGTATGTTTTTTGAGACAGCAAGTAAGATGTCATGGTACAACAATACTCTTTTTGTAATTACAGCAGACCATTCCATAAAAGCGTGGAATAAAAATTATGCGACTTCTGAAAAGGCGTATCACATTCCCCTTCTTTTCTTTGATCCTGGTGCAAAATTAAAGGGAGTTAGTCAGGAGCGTGCCCAGCAAATAGATATATTTCCTACCGTCATGGGATATCTTAATATCCCAATTAGGAGAGAGGTTCCAGGACATAATCTATTTGATCCTCATGAGAAGAAATTTTCTGTAAATATTATCAACGAATCTTATCAATTTATCTTCGATAATATGCTATATCGTTATGATGGAGAGAAAATGATTGCAATCTATGACTTAGATTTAGATCCAAAAGAACAACATAATCTGCTTTCTAAAGAGCATGTTTATCAATCAGATATTACAGTTATGAAAGCATGGATTGATAAATATAAAAGATAG